In Equus przewalskii isolate Varuska chromosome 15, EquPr2, whole genome shotgun sequence, a single genomic region encodes these proteins:
- the RBSN gene encoding rabenosyn-5, translated as MASLDDPGEVREGFLCPLCLKDLQSFYQLQSHYEEEHSGEDRDVKGQIKSLVQKAKKAKNRLLKREGDDRAESGTQGYESFSYGGVDPYMWEPQELGAVRSHLSDFKKHRAARIDHYVVEVNKLIIRLEKLTAFDRANTESAKIRAIEKSVVPWVNDQDVPFCPDCGNKFNIRNRRHHCRLCGSIMCKKCMELISLPLANKLTSASKDSLSTHTSPSQSPNSVHGSRRGSISSMSSVSSVLDEKDDDRIRCCTHCKDTLLKREQQIDEKEHTPDIVKLYEKLRLCMEKVDQKAPEYIRMAASLNAGETTYSLEHASDLRVEVQKVYELIDALSKKILTLGLNQDPPPHPNTLRLQRMIRYSATLFVQEKLLGLMSLPTKEQFEELKKKRTQEMERKRILERQAALESQRRLEERRSDLASRAANGEVVTLRGGPAPLRKAEGWLPLSGSQGQSEDSDPLLQQIHNITSFIRQAKAAGRTDEVRTLQENLRQLQDEYDQQQTEKAIELSRKQAEEEDLQREQLQMLREREWEREREQFRAASLHTRTRSLDFREIRPFQREPGREPRTQLAHVLDLGSSPAQSSAAAKTLSPSSVLEPISLWSGPPALGQEFFPQTTISQQNEVPSLNLFDKEDLSSPTAEGTASPLAAEPSFGPSARILKEYNPFEEEEAVAGNPFTNPDSPAPNPFDEEDERPHQSPSSPPVPGNPFEEATCTNPFEMDSDSAPESEEPIEEELLLQQIDNIKAYIFDAKQCGRLDEVEVLTENLRELKRTLAKQKRGAD; from the exons ATGGCTTCTCTGGATGACCCAGGGGAAGTGAGGGAGGGCTTCCTCTGCCCTTTGTGCCTGAAGGACCTGCAGTCTTTCTATCAGCTTCAGTCACATTATGAGGAAGAGCACTCCGGGGAAGACCGTGATGTCAAAGGGCAAATTAAAA GTCTTGTCCAGAAGGCTAAAAAAGCGAAGAACAGACTGTTGAAACGAGAAGGAGATGACCGAGCAGAATCAGGGACCCAAGGATATGAGTCTTTCAGCTACGGAGGGGTGGATCCGTACATGTGGGAACCCCAGGAGCTTG gTGCTGTGAGAAGCCATCTTTCTGACTTCAAAAAACACCGAGCTGCCAGAATTGACCACTATGTTGTTGAAGTCAATAAATTAATAATCAGGTTAGAGAAg CTCACTGCATTTGACAGAGCAAATACCGAGTCTGCTAAGATCCGAG CAATAGAAAAGTCCGTGGTGCCTTGGGTCAACGACCAGGATGTCCCTTTCTGTCCAGACTGTGGGAATAAGTTCAACATCCGTAACCGCCGCCACCACTGCCGCCTCTGTGGGTCTATTATGTGCAAGAAGTGTATGGAGCTCATTAGCCTTCCCTTGGCAA ACAAGCTCACCAGTGCCAGCAAGGATTCTTTGAGCACCCACACCAGCCCCAGCCAGTCACCCAACAGTGTTCATGGCTCCCGCCGGGGCAGCATCAGCAGCATGAGCAGTGTGAGCTCTGTCCTGGACGAGAAGGATGACGACCGGATCCGCTGCTGTACACACTGCAAGGACACGTTGCTCAAGAGAGAGCAGCAGATTGACGAGAAGGAACACACCCCTGACATTGTGAAGCTCTATGAG AAATTACGACTTTGCATGGAGAAAGTTGACCAAAAAGCTCCTGAATACATCAGGATGGCAGCATCATTAAA TGCTGGGGAGACGACCTACAGTCTGGAACATGCCAGTGACCTCCGAGTGGAAGTGCAGAAAGTGTATGAGCTGATAGATGCTTTAAG TAAGAAGATCTTAACCTTAGGCTTGAACCAAGACCCTCCACCACATCCAAACACCTTGCGGCTGCAGAGGATGATCAGATACTCAGCCACACTTTTTGTGCAG GAAAAATTGCTTGGTTTGATGTCACTGCCCACCAAAGAACAGTTTGAggagctgaaaaagaaaaggacgcaggagatggagaggaagaggatCCTGGAGAGACAG gctgccctggAATCCCAGCGAAGGCTTGAGGAAAGGCGGAGTGACCTGGCGTCTCGTGCGGCCAACGGGGAGGTGGTGACCCTTCGAGGGGGCCCTGCCCCCTTGAGAAAGGCTGAGGGCTGGCTCCCGCTGTCAGGAAGTCAGGGGCAGAGTGAAGACTCAGACCCCCTCCTCCAGCAGATCCACAACATCACATCATTTATCAGGCAAGCCAAGGCTGCAGGCCGGACAGATGAAGTGCGCACACTGCAGGAGAACCTGCGGCAATTGCAGGATGAGTATGACCAGCAGCAGACAGAGAAGGCTATTGAGCTGTCCCGGAAGCAGGCCGAGGAGGAGGACCTGCAGCGAGAACAGCTGCAGATGCTGCGTGAACGTGAGTGGGAACGAGAAAGGGAGCAGTTCCGGGCGGCATCCCTGCACACACGGACTCGGTCCCTGGACTTCAGAGAAATCAGGCCTTTTCAGCGGGAGCCCGGCAGAGAGCCTCGCACCCAACTTGCTCATGTTTTGGATCTAGGCTCCTCCCCAGCTCAGAGCAGTGCAGCTGCCAAGACCCTTTCACCCAGCTCAGTTCTTGAGCCCATCAGCCTGTGGTCTGGGCCCCCAGCCCTTGGCCAGGAATTCTTCCCCCAGACCACCATATCACAGCAAAATGAGGTGCCCTCCCTAAATCTCTTTGATAAGGAAGACCTTTCCAGCCCCACAGCAGAGGGCACTGCCAGCCCACTTGCCGCAGAGCCTTCCTTTGGTCCTTCAGCCCGCATCCTCAAAGAGTACAATCCTtttgaggaagaagaggcagtggCAGGGAATCCCTTCACTAACCCAGACAGTCCAGCACCCAACCCCTTCGACGAGGAAGATGAGCGTCCCCACCAAAGTCCCTCAAGCCCTCCTGTTCCTGGCAACCCCTTCGAGGAAGCTACCTGTACCAACCCCTTCGAGATGGACAGTGACAGTGCGCCAGAGAGCGAGGAGCCCATAGAGGAGGAGCTCCTCCTCCAGCAGATCGATAACATCAAGGCGTACATCTTTGATGCCAAGCAGTGTGGCCGCCTGGATGAGGTGGAGGTGCTGACAGAGAACCTGAGGGAGCTCAAGCGCACCCTGGCCAAACAGAAGAGGGGCGCTGACTGA